The following proteins come from a genomic window of Ferrovibrio sp. MS7:
- a CDS encoding SDR family NAD(P)-dependent oxidoreductase — protein sequence MTHPFDLSGQVAIVTGSSRGIGRAAAHALAACGAKVVISARKAEPCEEVAAEIRMKGGEALVVPCNISRKPEVEALVAGTLRHWHRIDILVCNAAINPVYGPLGNLSDEAFDKIMHANVKSNLWLSNLVLPGMAERGGGSMIIVSSIAGIRGTPVIGGYGISKAADFALARNLAVEWGVKNIRVNCVAPGLIKTDFARALWEDEALLKQRTATTPLRRIGEPDEIGGIVAFLASGAASFITGQVIVADGGVTIG from the coding sequence ATGACCCACCCGTTTGATCTTTCCGGCCAAGTCGCCATCGTCACCGGCTCAAGCCGGGGCATTGGCCGCGCGGCGGCGCATGCGCTGGCGGCCTGCGGCGCGAAAGTGGTGATCTCGGCGCGCAAGGCCGAACCTTGCGAGGAGGTTGCCGCTGAGATCCGTATGAAAGGTGGCGAAGCACTGGTGGTGCCTTGCAACATCTCGCGCAAGCCGGAAGTCGAGGCGCTGGTCGCTGGCACGCTGCGGCATTGGCATCGCATCGACATCCTGGTCTGCAACGCGGCGATCAATCCGGTTTATGGCCCGCTCGGCAATTTGAGCGATGAAGCCTTCGACAAGATCATGCATGCCAATGTGAAGAGCAATCTCTGGCTCTCCAACCTGGTGCTGCCGGGCATGGCCGAGCGCGGTGGCGGCAGCATGATCATCGTCTCGTCCATCGCCGGTATCCGCGGCACGCCGGTGATCGGCGGCTACGGCATCTCGAAGGCGGCCGATTTCGCCCTGGCGCGCAATCTCGCCGTCGAGTGGGGCGTGAAGAATATCCGCGTCAACTGCGTGGCACCCGGCCTGATCAAGACCGATTTCGCCCGCGCGCTGTGGGAGGACGAGGCGCTGCTGAAACAGCGCACCGCCACCACCCCGTTGCGCCGCATCGGCGAGCCGGATGAGATCGGCGGCATCGTCGCCTTCCTCGCCTCTGGGGCGGCGAGTTTCATCACCGGCCAGGTGATCGTCGCCGATGGCGGTGTGACGATCGGGTAG
- a CDS encoding M81 family metallopeptidase encodes MTQKPLRLFIAGLATETNTFSPLPTGEVAFAQGTFRGDATRRPAHFFSGPLHEWRLLAEAEGHDVIEGLMAAAQPAGTTVRKVYEALRDELVAGLKAALPVDMVLLNLHGAMVADGYDDCEGDLLRHIRDLVGPDMVVGAELDLHCHTTEAMIDNATALIAYKEYPHADTLLRAAELYALCRDAALGRTKPVMHLADCRLIGVFHTTREPAKSFIARMQSFEGRDGVLSVNFGHGFGLGDVPDVGARTWVITDNDAAKATALAEQMAREVFAMREATIPISVSVSDAIDRALAMPRGKPVILADSADNPGGGAGGDSTFILREFVARGLSDVASGVYWDPQAVAICREVGIGARLPLRIGGKLGPTSGDPVDVYGLVRNIIEDHSQTDMSGQRSPLGTSVHLDIDGLHLVLASTRSQTFHPDAFTALGIDLSAMRIIVVKSSQHFYRGFAPIAQEVIYVQTPGAVFGEGDTLVYTKRKPDYWPLVENPWD; translated from the coding sequence ATGACGCAAAAGCCGCTCCGCCTCTTCATTGCCGGCCTCGCCACCGAGACCAACACCTTCTCGCCGCTCCCCACCGGCGAGGTTGCTTTCGCCCAGGGCACGTTTCGAGGCGACGCCACCCGGCGCCCGGCGCATTTCTTCTCCGGGCCGTTGCATGAATGGCGCCTGCTTGCCGAGGCCGAAGGCCATGACGTGATCGAGGGTCTGATGGCGGCGGCGCAGCCGGCCGGCACCACGGTGCGCAAGGTCTACGAGGCGCTCCGCGATGAACTGGTGGCGGGGCTGAAGGCCGCCCTGCCCGTCGATATGGTACTGCTGAACCTGCACGGCGCCATGGTGGCCGACGGCTATGACGATTGCGAAGGCGACCTGCTGCGCCATATCCGCGATCTGGTCGGGCCCGATATGGTGGTCGGCGCCGAACTCGACCTGCATTGCCACACCACCGAGGCGATGATCGACAATGCCACTGCGCTGATCGCTTACAAGGAATACCCCCATGCCGATACGCTGCTGCGCGCGGCTGAGCTTTATGCGCTCTGCCGTGATGCCGCGCTGGGGCGGACCAAACCGGTGATGCACCTGGCCGATTGCCGGCTGATCGGCGTGTTCCACACCACGCGCGAGCCGGCGAAAAGCTTCATCGCCCGGATGCAAAGCTTCGAGGGCCGCGACGGCGTGCTCAGCGTCAATTTCGGCCATGGCTTCGGCCTCGGCGATGTGCCCGATGTCGGCGCCCGCACCTGGGTGATCACCGACAATGATGCAGCGAAAGCGACGGCTTTGGCCGAGCAGATGGCCCGCGAGGTCTTTGCCATGCGCGAGGCTACGATCCCGATCAGCGTATCGGTAAGCGATGCCATCGACCGTGCCCTGGCGATGCCGCGAGGAAAACCCGTCATACTGGCCGACAGCGCTGACAATCCCGGCGGCGGTGCTGGCGGCGATTCAACCTTCATCCTGCGCGAATTTGTGGCGCGGGGCTTGAGCGATGTTGCCAGCGGCGTCTACTGGGACCCGCAGGCGGTGGCGATCTGCCGCGAAGTCGGCATCGGTGCCCGTCTGCCCTTGCGCATCGGCGGCAAGCTAGGGCCGACATCGGGTGATCCGGTGGATGTCTATGGCCTGGTGCGCAACATCATCGAGGATCATTCCCAGACCGACATGTCCGGCCAGCGCAGCCCGCTCGGCACATCCGTGCATCTCGATATCGACGGCCTGCATCTGGTGCTGGCCAGCACCCGCAGCCAGACCTTCCATCCCGATGCCTTCACGGCACTCGGCATCGACCTTTCGGCCATGCGCATCATCGTGGTGAAATCCAGCCAGCATTTCTATCGCGGCTTCGCGCCGATAGCGCAGGAGGTGATCTATGTGCAGACCCCCGGCGCCGTATTCGGCGAAGGCGACACGCTGGTCTATACCAAGCGCAAGCCGGATTACTGGCCGCTGGTGGAAAATCCGTGGGATTAG
- the recQ gene encoding DNA helicase RecQ has translation MSLEQARATLKSVFGFADFRPGQAEVIGAVLGNRDVLAVMPTGSGKSLCYQLPAIVRPGLTLVVSPLIALMRDQVRQLSAFGIEAGSLNSANDPDENRRVHQALREGRLKLLYIAPERLARPDTLALLANSNVSLLAIDEAHCVSQWGHDFRPEYLALGNLRAELGQVPAIALTATADAPTRDDIVSKLFPREPQSFVRSFDRPNLHLLMRPKNSAPKQIAEFLSARRGASGIVYCSSRKRTEDMAASLAAAGHRTLPYHAGMEQRLRDENQDTFLREDGVVMVATVAFGMGIDKPDVRFVCHADLPANVEAYYQEIGRAGRDGLPAETFTLYGLDDMRLRRLQIEQGEAPEERKRIERQRFNALVALAESPRCRRQTLLAYFGEQAEPCGHCDLCQEGVAVFDGTIEAQKAMSAMARTGERFGTEHLVNLLVGNATDAIIRYEHDRLPTFGVGKDRPADAWRSIFRQIYAAGLIGLDIVGHGRWVLTDAGLQVLRGKARVELRRDVVEGGGAKRAKSKSSVAGLAEDTLNAADAALLAELKAQRRQLATEQNQPAYVVFSDRTLLELATKRPDSLARMAEIHGIGAAKLERYGPLFLTILLRHQSLAA, from the coding sequence GTGTCCTTGGAGCAGGCCCGCGCCACCCTGAAAAGCGTGTTCGGCTTCGCCGATTTCCGCCCCGGCCAGGCCGAGGTGATCGGCGCCGTGCTCGGTAACCGCGACGTGCTGGCGGTGATGCCTACCGGCAGCGGCAAGTCGCTCTGCTATCAGCTTCCCGCCATCGTCCGCCCCGGCCTCACTCTGGTGGTGTCGCCGCTGATCGCCCTGATGCGCGACCAGGTGCGCCAGCTTTCGGCCTTCGGCATTGAGGCCGGCAGTCTCAATTCCGCCAATGACCCGGATGAGAACCGCCGCGTGCATCAGGCTTTGCGCGAGGGCCGGCTCAAATTGCTCTATATCGCGCCCGAACGCCTGGCGCGGCCCGATACCCTGGCCTTGCTGGCCAACAGCAATGTGTCGCTGCTCGCCATCGACGAGGCGCATTGCGTTTCGCAATGGGGCCATGATTTCCGCCCCGAATATCTCGCGCTGGGCAACCTGCGGGCCGAGCTGGGCCAGGTGCCGGCCATCGCGCTCACCGCCACCGCCGATGCGCCGACGCGGGATGATATTGTCAGCAAGTTGTTCCCGCGCGAGCCGCAGAGTTTCGTCCGCTCCTTCGACCGCCCGAACCTGCATCTGCTGATGCGGCCGAAGAACAGCGCGCCGAAGCAGATCGCGGAATTCCTCAGCGCGCGGCGCGGCGCTTCCGGCATCGTCTATTGTTCCTCGCGCAAGCGCACCGAGGATATGGCGGCCTCGCTCGCCGCCGCCGGCCACCGCACCTTGCCCTATCATGCCGGCATGGAGCAGCGGCTGCGCGATGAGAATCAGGATACGTTTCTGCGCGAGGATGGCGTGGTGATGGTGGCTACCGTGGCCTTCGGCATGGGTATCGACAAGCCCGATGTGCGCTTCGTCTGCCATGCCGACCTGCCGGCCAATGTGGAAGCCTATTACCAGGAGATCGGCCGCGCCGGCCGCGATGGCCTGCCGGCGGAAACCTTCACGCTCTATGGCCTCGACGACATGCGGCTGCGCCGCTTGCAGATCGAGCAGGGCGAGGCGCCGGAGGAGCGCAAGCGCATCGAGCGCCAGCGCTTCAATGCCCTGGTGGCACTGGCTGAATCGCCGCGCTGCCGGCGCCAGACCCTGCTGGCCTATTTCGGCGAGCAGGCCGAGCCCTGCGGCCATTGCGACCTCTGCCAGGAAGGCGTGGCGGTATTCGATGGCACCATCGAGGCGCAGAAGGCGATGTCGGCCATGGCGCGCACCGGCGAGCGGTTCGGCACCGAGCATCTGGTCAATCTGCTGGTCGGCAATGCCACCGATGCCATCATCCGCTACGAGCATGACCGGCTGCCGACCTTCGGTGTCGGCAAGGACCGCCCGGCCGATGCCTGGCGCTCGATTTTCCGCCAGATCTATGCCGCCGGGCTGATCGGCCTGGATATCGTCGGCCATGGCCGCTGGGTGCTCACCGATGCCGGGCTGCAGGTGCTGCGCGGCAAGGCGCGGGTGGAACTGCGCCGCGATGTGGTGGAAGGCGGCGGGGCAAAGCGCGCCAAGAGCAAGAGTAGTGTTGCCGGCCTGGCGGAAGATACGCTCAATGCCGCCGATGCCGCGCTGCTGGCGGAGTTGAAGGCACAGCGCCGCCAGCTCGCCACCGAGCAGAACCAGCCAGCCTATGTCGTGTTTTCCGACCGCACCTTGCTTGAACTGGCGACAAAGCGGCCCGACAGCTTGGCCCGGATGGCGGAAATCCACGGTATCGGCGCCGCCAAGCTGGAACGCTACGGGCCGCTGTTTTTAACCATTCTGCTGCGGCATCAGAGCCTTGCCGCGTGA
- a CDS encoding lipid A deacylase LpxR family protein yields MPRLAIFRAACFSLTLGLILVPVAYAQEAKPAPEPPPPQKAGTLSFVLENDMLFANADRHYTSGVYMSWLTAPGAEPEWLGNAFRELPLFFDTKDLRFDLGLGQAMYTPRDISLVNPPPGDRPYAGWLYLNAGVISETKSHLDQFQVGIGIVGPASLAEQSQKVVHEAINSREPMGWDSQLKTEPTLQLNYQRSWRRVAEPEFFGLKLEATPHAGVALGNALTYANTGLMLRLGYNIPKDYGPPRVQPSLPGSGYFEPTGEFGFYFFVGGEGRAVGRNMFLDGNLFADSRSVDKRYLVGDLQGGVAVIWQGIRFAYTHVLRSREFETQETPDRFGAFSVSFRF; encoded by the coding sequence ATGCCTCGCCTCGCCATTTTCCGCGCCGCCTGCTTCAGTCTGACTTTGGGCCTGATCCTGGTTCCAGTCGCTTATGCCCAGGAAGCCAAGCCGGCGCCCGAGCCGCCGCCGCCGCAAAAGGCCGGCACGCTCAGCTTCGTGCTGGAAAATGACATGCTGTTCGCCAATGCCGACCGGCATTACACCAGCGGCGTCTATATGTCGTGGCTGACGGCCCCCGGTGCCGAGCCGGAATGGCTCGGCAATGCCTTCCGCGAGCTTCCTTTATTCTTCGATACCAAAGATTTGCGGTTCGATCTGGGCCTGGGCCAGGCGATGTACACGCCGCGCGATATCAGTCTGGTCAACCCGCCACCGGGCGACCGGCCCTATGCCGGCTGGCTGTATCTCAATGCCGGCGTGATCTCGGAAACCAAGAGCCACCTCGATCAATTTCAGGTTGGCATCGGCATTGTCGGCCCGGCCTCGCTGGCGGAACAGTCGCAAAAGGTCGTGCATGAGGCGATCAATTCCCGCGAGCCGATGGGCTGGGACAGCCAGCTCAAGACCGAACCGACCTTGCAGCTCAACTACCAGCGCTCCTGGCGCCGGGTAGCGGAGCCGGAATTCTTCGGCCTGAAACTCGAGGCGACGCCCCATGCCGGCGTCGCGCTCGGCAATGCCCTCACCTATGCGAATACCGGCCTGATGCTGCGGCTGGGCTACAATATCCCCAAAGATTACGGCCCGCCGCGGGTGCAGCCGAGCCTGCCGGGGTCGGGCTATTTCGAGCCCACCGGCGAGTTCGGTTTCTATTTCTTCGTCGGTGGCGAAGGCCGTGCCGTGGGCCGCAACATGTTCCTGGATGGCAACCTGTTCGCCGATAGCCGCAGCGTGGACAAGCGTTACCTCGTCGGCGACCTGCAAGGCGGCGTGGCGGTGATCTGGCAGGGCATCCGCTTCGCCTACACCCATGTGCTGCGCAGCCGGGAATTCGAGACCCAGGAGACACCGGATCGCTTCGGTGCCTTCAGTGTCTCCTTCCGCTTCTGA
- a CDS encoding HD-GYP domain-containing protein, whose amino-acid sequence MAQLIAQVAHARDGQTLEHSTRMVEVGSVLAEAMALPAPTIEAIKLGALLHDIGKNAIPDTVLFKHGRLDPEERRIMALHPQQGHDMLRLAQNPMLDAAADIALSHHENYNGSGYPRGLAGEKIALPARVVAVADVYDALRAIRSYKPGLSHEQAMRIITVGDDRTTPDCFDPAVLAALEKRQGAIQALYG is encoded by the coding sequence TTGGCTCAACTTATCGCCCAGGTTGCGCATGCCCGGGATGGCCAGACCCTGGAACATTCCACCCGGATGGTCGAAGTCGGCAGCGTGCTGGCCGAGGCCATGGCCCTGCCGGCCCCGACCATCGAAGCCATCAAGCTTGGCGCCTTGCTGCACGATATCGGCAAGAACGCGATTCCGGACACGGTGCTGTTCAAGCATGGCCGGCTGGATCCGGAAGAGCGCCGCATCATGGCGCTGCATCCGCAGCAGGGGCATGACATGCTGCGCCTGGCCCAGAATCCGATGCTGGATGCCGCCGCCGATATCGCGCTGTCGCATCACGAAAACTACAATGGCAGCGGTTATCCGCGCGGTTTGGCGGGCGAAAAGATTGCGCTGCCGGCCCGTGTCGTGGCGGTGGCGGACGTGTATGATGCGCTGCGCGCGATCCGCAGCTACAAGCCCGGCCTGAGTCATGAACAGGCGATGCGGATTATCACCGTGGGTGACGACCGTACCACCCCGGATTGCTTCGATCCGGCCGTACTGGCCGCCCTGGAAAAGCGCCAGGGTGCGATTCAGGCACTTTACGGGTGA
- a CDS encoding type I secretion system permease/ATPase: MKTAFLLCAGYFAAAGVFSLVINLMGLAQPLYMMQVFDRVLSSGSLATLAMLTLAVFVALIVMSLIDDVRSRILIGWGIRIDNMLSAKVLAVEVERASQRSGGSQGQALRDLDLVRQVVTGSGTLAFLDLIWTPVYLGICFILHPLLGITALSGAGILLLLAIANQIFVSKPMAEASQHAQKSYRLTEGSLRNAEAVQAMGMLPGLMQNWRRERNAFMLRQATASRRSSGFMAAIRMLRVGLQIAILAVGAWLAVDQLITPGAMYAAMLLAGRGVQPVDQVVSVWSQIVNAFAAAKRVDEVLSQPMREQQMQLPEPEGHLSVEGVTFAAPGSELAILRGVSFALQAGESLGVIGPTAAGKSTLARILVGVWKPYSGVVRLDGADAFSWDREDFGRHVGYLPQDIELFAGSVRDNIARFGNVDAEAVVEAARRVGIHDMILRLPKGYDTDIGDGGAVLSGGQRQRIGLARAIYGNPRLVVLDEPNSNLDGQGEEALRQVLLHLKQTRCTVVIIAHRPSMLVTVDKIVVLRNGLVDRMGPTAAIMAQFAPNTPQLRVVQGGAQPAVPGAAPKQIDARQA; the protein is encoded by the coding sequence ATGAAAACGGCTTTCCTGCTTTGCGCGGGATATTTTGCCGCGGCCGGCGTGTTCAGCCTCGTCATCAATCTGATGGGCCTGGCGCAGCCGCTCTACATGATGCAGGTGTTTGACCGTGTGCTGTCGTCGGGCAGCCTCGCCACCCTGGCGATGCTCACCCTGGCGGTGTTCGTGGCACTGATCGTGATGTCGCTGATCGATGATGTGCGCAGCCGCATCCTGATCGGCTGGGGCATCCGTATCGACAACATGCTTTCCGCCAAGGTCCTGGCCGTGGAAGTCGAGCGCGCCTCGCAGCGCTCCGGCGGCTCGCAGGGCCAGGCTTTGCGCGATCTCGATCTGGTGCGCCAGGTCGTCACCGGCAGTGGCACGCTGGCTTTCCTCGATCTGATCTGGACCCCGGTCTATCTCGGCATCTGCTTCATCCTGCATCCGCTGCTTGGCATCACCGCGCTGTCCGGCGCCGGTATCCTGCTGCTGCTGGCCATCGCCAACCAGATTTTCGTCAGCAAGCCGATGGCGGAAGCCTCGCAGCATGCGCAGAAAAGCTATCGTCTCACCGAAGGCAGCCTGCGCAATGCCGAGGCCGTGCAGGCCATGGGCATGCTGCCCGGCCTGATGCAGAATTGGCGCCGTGAACGCAATGCCTTCATGCTGCGCCAGGCCACGGCCAGCCGCCGTTCATCCGGTTTCATGGCCGCCATCCGCATGCTGCGCGTCGGCCTGCAGATCGCCATTCTCGCCGTCGGCGCCTGGCTGGCGGTGGACCAGTTGATCACGCCCGGCGCGATGTATGCCGCCATGTTGCTGGCCGGTCGCGGTGTGCAGCCGGTGGATCAGGTGGTCAGCGTGTGGAGCCAGATCGTCAATGCCTTCGCCGCCGCCAAGCGCGTCGATGAAGTGCTTTCCCAGCCGATGCGCGAGCAGCAGATGCAACTGCCCGAGCCGGAAGGCCATCTCTCGGTCGAGGGTGTCACCTTTGCCGCACCTGGCTCCGAACTGGCGATCCTGCGCGGCGTCAGCTTCGCGCTGCAGGCCGGCGAAAGCCTCGGCGTAATCGGCCCCACGGCGGCCGGCAAGTCGACGCTGGCGCGCATCCTGGTCGGCGTGTGGAAACCCTATTCCGGCGTGGTGCGCCTGGATGGCGCCGATGCCTTCAGTTGGGATCGCGAGGATTTCGGCCGCCATGTCGGCTATCTGCCGCAGGATATCGAACTCTTCGCCGGCTCGGTGCGCGATAACATCGCGCGCTTCGGCAATGTCGATGCGGAAGCGGTGGTGGAAGCGGCGCGGCGCGTCGGCATCCATGACATGATCCTGAGGCTGCCGAAGGGCTACGACACCGATATAGGCGACGGCGGCGCGGTGCTGTCCGGTGGCCAGCGCCAGCGCATCGGCCTGGCCCGCGCCATCTACGGCAATCCGCGCCTCGTGGTGCTGGACGAACCGAATTCCAATCTCGATGGCCAGGGCGAGGAAGCCTTGCGCCAGGTGCTGCTGCATCTCAAGCAGACGCGCTGCACCGTGGTGATCATCGCGCACCGTCCCAGCATGCTGGTGACGGTGGACAAGATCGTGGTGCTGCGCAACGGCCTGGTCGACCGCATGGGTCCGACCGCCGCGATCATGGCGCAGTTCGCACCGAACACGCCGCAGTTGCGCGTGGTGCAGGGCGGTGCGCAGCCGGCCGTGCCAGGTGCCGCGCCGAAACAGATTGACGCGAGGCAGGCATGA
- a CDS encoding HlyD family type I secretion periplasmic adaptor subunit — translation MNKAVAPRQETLPDNVQRRPRALVLAGGSGPGGRASVEPPLKDGAKGSMWFGFIVIFIFIGLSGLWLYTAPLDSAAIAPGVVRVEGNRKAVQHLDGGIVRSISVREGDLVQKGQVMIQLDSVQAQAAVEIFSNQYDILRAQEVRLRAERDGALVVEFPPDLLARAGNPVVGEAIRGEAQLFTSRRVAQEAQFNVLRQQILQFGEQSRGLVQQVAALERQMSLINEELSGTRDLYEKGYAPKTRVLALERAMAAISGQIAEYRGSVGRVRFTVAQAEAQMEQLRRDRLSQVSTELNSVQARLADTGERLNAARDVLERIDIRAPDTGFVVGLTVFTVGGVINKGERILEIVPEGEPMVIESRLKPEDAKDVHEGMRTEIHLLAYKQKGIPIIHGTIKTRSADRFTDPRTGEGFFTIQVVPDAKELAALPDVKLAPGMPAEVIVPTGSRTALEYLIQPLVLASRKSFKEK, via the coding sequence ATGAACAAGGCCGTCGCCCCGCGCCAGGAGACGTTGCCCGATAACGTGCAGCGCCGGCCGCGTGCCCTGGTGCTGGCCGGCGGCAGTGGTCCTGGTGGCCGCGCGAGCGTCGAGCCGCCGCTGAAAGATGGCGCCAAGGGCTCGATGTGGTTTGGCTTCATCGTGATCTTCATTTTTATCGGCCTGTCAGGTCTGTGGCTCTATACCGCGCCGCTCGATAGCGCCGCCATCGCGCCCGGCGTGGTGCGCGTGGAAGGCAATCGCAAGGCGGTGCAGCATCTCGATGGCGGCATCGTGCGCAGCATCAGCGTGCGCGAAGGCGATCTGGTGCAGAAGGGTCAGGTGATGATCCAGCTCGACAGCGTGCAGGCCCAGGCGGCGGTCGAAATCTTCTCCAATCAGTATGACATCCTGCGTGCCCAGGAGGTGCGTCTGCGCGCCGAACGAGATGGCGCGCTGGTGGTGGAATTTCCGCCCGATCTGCTGGCCCGCGCCGGCAATCCTGTGGTGGGCGAGGCGATCCGCGGCGAGGCGCAGCTTTTCACCTCGCGGCGCGTGGCGCAGGAAGCGCAATTCAATGTGCTGCGGCAGCAGATTCTGCAATTTGGTGAGCAGAGCCGTGGCCTGGTGCAGCAGGTGGCGGCGCTGGAGCGCCAGATGTCGCTGATCAACGAGGAACTCAGCGGCACGCGCGACCTGTATGAGAAAGGCTATGCGCCGAAAACCCGCGTGCTTGCTCTGGAGCGCGCCATGGCAGCAATCTCGGGCCAGATCGCGGAATATCGCGGCTCGGTTGGCCGCGTGCGTTTCACCGTGGCGCAGGCCGAAGCGCAGATGGAACAGCTTCGCCGTGATCGCCTGTCGCAGGTCAGCACCGAACTGAATTCCGTGCAGGCCCGTCTCGCCGATACCGGCGAGCGCCTGAATGCGGCACGCGATGTGCTCGAACGCATCGATATCCGTGCGCCCGATACCGGCTTCGTCGTCGGTCTCACCGTTTTCACCGTCGGCGGTGTGATCAACAAGGGCGAGCGTATCCTGGAGATCGTGCCGGAAGGCGAGCCGATGGTGATCGAGTCGCGCCTGAAGCCGGAAGACGCCAAGGACGTGCATGAAGGCATGCGCACCGAAATCCATCTGCTGGCCTACAAGCAGAAGGGAATCCCGATCATCCATGGCACGATCAAGACTCGCTCCGCCGACCGCTTCACTGATCCGCGCACGGGCGAAGGTTTCTTCACCATCCAGGTGGTGCCGGACGCCAAGGAACTGGCCGCTTTGCCCGATGTGAAGTTGGCGCCGGGCATGCCGGCCGAGGTGATCGTGCCGACCGGTTCCCGTACGGCACTGGAATACCTGATCCAGCCGCTGGTTCTGGCCAGCCGTAAGTCATTCAAAGAAAAGTAG